Proteins co-encoded in one Bacillus paramycoides genomic window:
- the glmS gene encoding glutamine--fructose-6-phosphate transaminase (isomerizing): MCGIVGFIGEQDAKEILLKGLEKLEYRGYDSAGIAVQAENGVVVYKEKGRIAKLREIVDENVAASVGIGHTRWATHGVPSKVNAHPHQSTSKRFTLVHNGVIENYELVKKEYLQDVTFVSETDTEVIVQLMEQQVSTGLSVEEAFRNTLSLLHGSYAIGLLDAENPNMIYVAKNKSPLLVGVGDNFNVVASDAMAMLQVTDQFIELMDKEIVIVTKESITIKNLQGETIERAPFTAELDASDIEKGTYPHFMLKEIDEQPLVIRNIIQKYQDENGEIELDQDIRNAILDSDRIYIIACGTSYHAGLVGKQFIEKFAKMPVEVHVASEFSYNMPLLTERPFFIYISQSGETADSRAVLVQTNEMGHKALTITNVPGSTLSREADYTLPLYAGPEIAVASTKAYTAQLAVLSILAADIAKAKGEVLDFDLTHELGLVANAMVQLCDQKEEMDALAKQFLATTRNCFFIGRSVDFYVGLEGALKLKEISYIQAEGFAGGELKHGTIALIENGTPVIALATQEHVNLGIRGNVKEVVARGANPCIISMKGLEMEGDSFVLPAVHEALAPLVAVIPLQLISYYAALHRECDVDKPRNLAKSVTVE, from the coding sequence ATGTGTGGAATCGTAGGATTTATTGGAGAGCAAGATGCAAAGGAAATTTTATTAAAAGGTTTAGAAAAGCTAGAATATCGTGGATATGATTCAGCAGGTATTGCAGTACAAGCAGAGAACGGTGTTGTTGTATACAAGGAAAAAGGTCGTATTGCAAAACTTCGCGAAATCGTAGATGAGAACGTAGCAGCAAGCGTGGGAATCGGTCACACACGCTGGGCTACACATGGTGTTCCAAGCAAAGTAAACGCGCATCCGCATCAAAGTACATCAAAACGCTTTACATTAGTTCATAACGGTGTAATTGAAAACTATGAATTAGTGAAAAAGGAATATTTACAAGATGTAACGTTCGTAAGTGAAACAGATACAGAGGTTATCGTACAGCTTATGGAACAACAAGTGAGCACAGGATTAAGTGTAGAAGAAGCGTTCCGTAATACGCTATCTCTTTTACATGGTTCTTATGCAATCGGATTACTTGATGCTGAAAATCCAAACATGATTTATGTTGCTAAAAACAAAAGCCCGCTATTAGTAGGTGTTGGTGACAACTTTAATGTTGTGGCGAGCGACGCTATGGCGATGTTACAAGTTACAGATCAATTTATTGAATTAATGGATAAAGAAATTGTAATTGTAACGAAAGAAAGTATTACAATTAAAAACTTACAGGGTGAAACGATTGAACGTGCACCGTTTACAGCGGAATTAGACGCAAGTGATATTGAAAAAGGAACATACCCTCATTTCATGCTTAAAGAAATCGATGAGCAACCACTTGTAATCCGTAATATAATTCAAAAGTATCAAGATGAAAATGGCGAGATTGAATTAGATCAAGACATTCGTAATGCAATTTTAGATAGCGATCGTATTTACATCATTGCATGTGGAACAAGTTATCATGCAGGTCTTGTTGGAAAACAATTTATCGAGAAATTTGCAAAAATGCCAGTTGAAGTGCATGTAGCAAGTGAATTCTCTTATAACATGCCATTATTAACAGAAAGACCATTCTTCATTTACATTTCACAAAGTGGTGAAACAGCTGATAGCCGTGCAGTACTTGTACAAACAAATGAAATGGGTCATAAAGCATTAACAATTACAAACGTACCTGGTTCTACGCTTTCTCGTGAAGCTGATTATACACTTCCGTTATACGCGGGGCCGGAAATCGCAGTTGCATCAACGAAAGCTTACACAGCACAGCTTGCGGTACTTTCAATTTTAGCAGCGGATATCGCTAAAGCGAAGGGCGAAGTTCTTGATTTCGATTTAACACACGAATTAGGACTTGTAGCGAATGCAATGGTACAACTTTGTGATCAAAAAGAAGAAATGGACGCATTAGCAAAACAATTTTTAGCAACAACGCGCAACTGTTTCTTCATCGGACGTAGCGTAGACTTCTACGTAGGATTAGAAGGTGCGTTAAAGCTAAAAGAAATTTCTTACATCCAAGCAGAAGGATTTGCTGGAGGAGAGTTAAAACACGGTACAATCGCTTTAATCGAAAATGGTACACCAGTTATCGCACTTGCTACACAAGAGCACGTAAACCTTGGAATTCGTGGTAACGTGAAAGAAGTAGTAGCACGCGGAGCTAACCCATGTATCATCTCAATGAAAGGTTTAGAAATGGAAGGTGACAGCTTCGTGTTACCAGCTGTACACGAAGCACTAGCACCGCTAGTAGCAGTTATTCCATTACAACTTATCTCATACTACGCAGCACTTCACCGTGAGTGTGATGTTGATAAGCCACGTAACTTAGCTAAGTCTGTAACGGTTGAGTAG
- a CDS encoding DUF4256 domain-containing protein produces MTANKNELSVEQREELLKVLQARFEKNMNRHEGLEWAKVEAKLAANNEKLWSIHEMEVTGGEPDVVGYDEEKDEYTFYDCSKESPKGRRSLCYDLEALEARKKHKPENNVIDVAAAMGIELLTEEQYRELQQFGDFDMKSSSWVQTPSDIRELGGALFCDYRFGHVFVYHNGADSYYAARGFRGSLRV; encoded by the coding sequence ATGACAGCGAATAAAAATGAGTTATCTGTAGAACAACGTGAAGAGCTATTAAAAGTATTACAAGCTCGTTTTGAGAAAAATATGAACCGCCATGAAGGTCTTGAATGGGCTAAAGTTGAAGCAAAGCTAGCTGCTAATAATGAAAAATTATGGTCAATTCATGAAATGGAAGTAACTGGCGGCGAGCCGGATGTTGTTGGTTATGATGAAGAGAAGGATGAGTATACTTTCTATGATTGTTCAAAGGAGAGTCCTAAAGGCCGCAGAAGTCTTTGTTATGATCTTGAAGCGTTAGAGGCAAGAAAAAAACATAAACCAGAAAATAACGTTATTGATGTAGCAGCTGCTATGGGCATTGAATTATTAACGGAAGAACAATATCGAGAGTTGCAACAATTTGGAGATTTCGATATGAAATCATCAAGCTGGGTACAAACGCCTTCAGATATTCGGGAACTCGGTGGTGCTCTATTTTGCGATTATCGCTTCGGACACGTTTTCGTGTATCACAATGGGGCAGACTCTTATTATGCTGCCAGAGGTTTTCGTGGCTCGTTAAGAGTTTAA